From one Marinobacter sp. LV10MA510-1 genomic stretch:
- a CDS encoding tetratricopeptide repeat protein produces MMRVQKDMQNKAQMFRRAVVCAVLLLAGCASGPGGGIYVPAGERPQAPKPPLTDGAAKPADEPQVWRKSEQPPEQKSQQPTGVPGYRESGDQMPAAAAGLVKEADTLIAQGNGAAAITRLERAQRIAPRSAAVYFKLSEAYVMTGQLASAEQFTLKGLSLAGRNERLQRSGWLLLADIRKARGNVAGAQQAESRAARL; encoded by the coding sequence ATGATGAGAGTACAAAAGGACATGCAGAATAAAGCACAGATGTTTCGCCGCGCAGTTGTTTGTGCCGTTTTGCTACTGGCGGGCTGTGCCAGTGGGCCTGGTGGCGGTATTTACGTGCCTGCCGGAGAGCGTCCGCAGGCGCCTAAGCCGCCACTGACCGACGGCGCCGCCAAACCAGCCGATGAACCGCAGGTATGGCGCAAAAGCGAACAGCCGCCTGAACAGAAATCACAACAGCCAACAGGCGTGCCCGGGTACCGCGAATCTGGTGATCAGATGCCTGCTGCGGCAGCGGGCTTGGTAAAAGAGGCCGATACCCTGATTGCGCAAGGTAATGGGGCTGCGGCGATTACCCGCCTGGAACGGGCGCAGCGCATTGCACCGCGGTCTGCGGCGGTGTATTTCAAGCTGTCTGAAGCCTACGTGATGACCGGCCAGCTTGCTAGCGCTGAACAGTTTACCCTTAAGGGACTGTCGCTGGCGGGGCGTAACGAGCGCCTGCAGCGTTCAGGCTGGTTGCTGTTGGCCGATATTCGTAAAGCTCGGGGCAATGTGGCCGGTGCGCAGCAGGCCGAAAGCCGCGCCGCGCGGCTGTAA
- the hemL gene encoding glutamate-1-semialdehyde 2,1-aminomutase, giving the protein MTHSETLFEQAQKYIPGGVNSPVRAFRGVGGTPIFFKSAQGAYLYDEDDRRYIDYIGSWGPMIIGHSNPLIKEALHAQIEKGIGYGAPTAIETEMAMKVCELVPSIELVRMVNSGTEATMSALRLARGYTGRDKVVKFEGCYHGHVDSLLVKAGSGALTLGVPNSPGVPACLAELTLTLNFNDIDDVRETFRTMGSEIAAIIVEPVAGNMNCIPPVPGFLEGLREICDEYGTVLIFDEVMTGFRVSLGGAQGLYGVTPDLTALGKVIGGGLPVGAFGGKREIMEHIAPLGPVYQAGTLSGNPLAMTAGLATLNAISEPGFHDALTRKTEKICAGLKAAADEAGIPLAVQGAGAMFGFFFSKESSVTRFDQVMECDIERFKKFFQGMLAEGIYLAPSAFEAGFTSAAISDEDIEFTLNAARKVFATL; this is encoded by the coding sequence ATGACGCACTCCGAAACCCTGTTCGAACAGGCCCAGAAATACATTCCTGGTGGAGTTAACTCCCCGGTACGGGCTTTTCGCGGTGTTGGCGGTACGCCCATCTTTTTCAAAAGTGCTCAAGGCGCGTATCTTTACGATGAAGACGATCGCCGTTACATCGATTACATCGGCTCTTGGGGACCAATGATTATTGGCCACTCCAACCCGCTTATAAAAGAAGCTTTGCACGCGCAGATTGAAAAAGGCATAGGCTACGGCGCACCAACCGCCATCGAAACCGAGATGGCGATGAAAGTGTGTGAACTGGTGCCGTCCATCGAACTGGTGCGCATGGTGAACTCCGGCACCGAAGCCACCATGAGCGCACTGCGCCTGGCCCGTGGCTACACCGGCCGCGACAAAGTGGTCAAATTTGAGGGGTGCTACCACGGTCACGTTGATTCACTGCTGGTTAAAGCCGGTTCCGGCGCGCTGACTCTGGGTGTACCGAATTCTCCCGGTGTACCCGCTTGCCTCGCCGAACTCACCCTGACCCTGAACTTCAACGATATTGATGACGTGCGCGAAACCTTCCGCACCATGGGCAGCGAGATTGCGGCCATTATTGTAGAGCCGGTAGCCGGCAACATGAACTGCATTCCACCGGTTCCGGGTTTTCTGGAAGGCCTGCGCGAGATCTGCGACGAGTACGGCACGGTGTTGATCTTTGACGAAGTGATGACCGGTTTCCGGGTGTCTCTCGGCGGCGCCCAGGGTTTGTACGGCGTAACCCCAGACTTGACGGCGCTGGGCAAAGTGATTGGTGGCGGCCTACCGGTAGGTGCTTTCGGTGGCAAACGCGAAATCATGGAACACATTGCGCCTCTGGGCCCGGTTTACCAGGCGGGCACCTTGAGCGGTAACCCGCTGGCGATGACCGCTGGTCTGGCAACCCTGAACGCGATTTCCGAACCCGGATTTCACGACGCCCTGACCCGTAAAACTGAAAAAATCTGCGCTGGCCTGAAGGCAGCAGCCGACGAGGCGGGTATTCCGCTGGCAGTACAAGGGGCTGGTGCTATGTTTGGCTTCTTCTTCAGTAAAGAATCGTCCGTCACCCGCTTTGACCAAGTAATGGAATGCGATATCGAACGCTTCAAGAAGTTTTTCCAGGGCATGCTGGCCGAGGGCATTTACCTCGCACCGTCAGCTTTTGAAGCCGGCTTTACCAGCGCCGCCATATCCGATGAGGACATCGAGTTCACTCTGAACGCAGCACGCAAGGTATTCGCAACGCTGTAA
- the gluQRS gene encoding tRNA glutamyl-Q(34) synthetase GluQRS yields MTPNVSYRGRFAPSPTGPLHFGSLVSALASYLEAKHHQGQWLVRVEDLDPLRQPLDATPRILRSLSAHGLIGDEPVRFQSQRHSAYRAAAETLLKNGHAYFCPCSRKQLLANQGQHPNHCRKHSLNHYLNPSVPNEHPWPPGDFALRFALRSQRCRWTDQLLGEQQQNLKAETDDPVILRKEGFYAYQLAVVVDDIDQAISHVVRGSDLRTMTAAQHQMFQALGAVVPQFLHIPVIRNQQGQKLSKQNHAPALDDANPSANLMAALNALGQQPPAQLAQQPPANVLAWAHAHWQRSAIPVPTAQHW; encoded by the coding sequence ATGACGCCTAACGTTTCTTACCGCGGCCGCTTTGCGCCATCGCCCACCGGCCCTCTGCACTTCGGCTCACTGGTGAGCGCGTTGGCCAGCTATCTGGAGGCCAAGCACCACCAGGGCCAATGGCTGGTGCGCGTTGAAGATCTGGACCCATTACGCCAACCGTTAGATGCGACACCCCGAATACTCCGCAGCTTGAGCGCCCACGGTCTGATTGGCGATGAACCTGTACGCTTTCAATCCCAACGCCATAGCGCTTATCGCGCCGCTGCTGAAACCCTGCTGAAAAACGGGCACGCCTATTTTTGCCCCTGCTCACGCAAACAGCTGCTGGCCAACCAAGGTCAACATCCCAACCATTGCCGCAAACATTCCCTCAACCACTACCTCAACCCCAGCGTACCAAACGAACACCCTTGGCCGCCCGGTGACTTCGCCCTGCGCTTTGCCTTGCGCAGCCAACGCTGTCGCTGGACTGACCAGCTGCTGGGTGAACAGCAACAGAACCTGAAGGCAGAAACAGACGACCCGGTGATACTGCGTAAAGAGGGCTTCTACGCTTACCAATTGGCCGTCGTGGTTGACGATATCGATCAGGCCATCAGCCACGTTGTGCGCGGTTCAGACCTGCGCACCATGACCGCCGCCCAGCACCAGATGTTTCAGGCGCTGGGTGCCGTCGTGCCGCAGTTTTTGCACATTCCGGTGATACGCAACCAGCAAGGCCAGAAGCTGAGCAAGCAGAACCACGCCCCGGCGCTGGACGACGCCAATCCCAGCGCAAATTTAATGGCCGCGCTGAACGCTTTAGGCCAACAACCGCCAGCGCAGTTGGCCCAGCAACCACCCGCCAACGTTCTTGCCTGGGCCCATGCCCATTGGCAGCGCAGCGCGATTCCTGTGCCCACCGCCCAGCACTGGTAG
- the dksA gene encoding RNA polymerase-binding protein DksA, which produces MTNKTANSSENFTNFTPYEMKKGEEYMSAHMLEHFKGLLLKWKQELMEEVDRTMHHMQEDAANYADPSDRATQEEEFSLELRTRDRERKLIKKIDKTVDRIDKDDYGFCDQCGVEIGARRLEARPTATLCIDCKTLAEIRERQTGI; this is translated from the coding sequence ATGACCAATAAAACAGCTAATTCAAGCGAAAACTTCACCAACTTCACTCCCTACGAAATGAAAAAGGGTGAAGAATACATGAGCGCGCACATGCTTGAACACTTCAAAGGCCTACTGCTGAAGTGGAAGCAGGAGCTGATGGAAGAAGTAGATCGCACCATGCACCACATGCAGGAAGATGCCGCCAACTACGCAGACCCCAGCGACAGAGCTACCCAAGAGGAAGAGTTCAGCCTGGAACTGCGTACCCGTGACCGCGAGCGCAAACTGATTAAGAAGATCGACAAAACCGTTGATCGCATCGACAAAGACGATTACGGCTTTTGCGACCAGTGCGGCGTGGAAATAGGCGCCCGCCGGCTTGAAGCCCGGCCCACTGCCACGTTGTGCATTGATTGCAAAACCCTGGCGGAAATCCGCGAGCGCCAGACCGGCATCTGA
- a CDS encoding AAA family ATPase: MSDSPANTLVQALQNPALYDHPVHQFQVIETHISQVLLTGEFAYKIKKPMDFGFLNFSTLPRRKHFCEEELRLNRRLAAPLYLQVIPITGTPQNPVLGGSGEAFEYVLKMRQFRQDDLFDRQQERGELEPERLATLAQQAAEFHDSLPPVDPASPLGAPDAVYAAMQENFDQIRPLLSDAGQLAQLDNLEIWTRTTFERHQPLIAARHQQGLVRECHGDLHLANITIYNDQVTVFDCIEFNEPFRWIDVINDLAFLLMDLESRGETAKANLVLNTYLEYRDDFEALPLLPLYKAYRAIVRAKIALFTMGNPSLGDSEKEELMQRYNAYAQLAEDYSSIPNRYFIATVGLSASGKTCVSAALAGELGLIRLRSDVERKRLHGLAPLDGSQSPTGGNLYSAEANTKTYERLAKLASSLLAAGFPVIADTACLKEQERALFAAVAESQGVPFALIHCEAPEELRKEWVRKRKGDASEATEELLNAQKDWFEPLTAEEKIYTAHLRTDQEHVAEAVADRIRQHFGLPPR, from the coding sequence TTGAGCGATTCGCCTGCGAACACACTGGTTCAAGCTTTACAAAATCCGGCTTTGTACGACCATCCGGTTCACCAGTTTCAGGTTATCGAAACCCACATTTCCCAGGTTCTTCTGACCGGTGAGTTTGCCTACAAAATCAAGAAGCCGATGGATTTTGGCTTCCTCAACTTTTCCACCTTGCCGCGGCGCAAGCATTTCTGCGAAGAAGAGCTGCGGCTGAACCGGCGCCTGGCAGCGCCTTTGTATCTGCAAGTTATCCCCATTACCGGCACGCCACAAAATCCGGTGCTGGGTGGCAGCGGGGAAGCCTTTGAGTACGTTTTGAAAATGCGCCAGTTCCGCCAGGACGATTTGTTCGATCGCCAGCAGGAACGGGGCGAACTGGAGCCGGAGCGCCTAGCGACACTGGCCCAACAAGCAGCGGAGTTTCACGACAGCCTGCCGCCGGTTGACCCCGCAAGCCCGCTAGGAGCGCCCGACGCGGTCTACGCCGCCATGCAGGAGAATTTCGACCAGATTCGGCCGCTGCTGAGCGATGCCGGCCAGCTTGCACAGCTGGACAATCTGGAAATCTGGACCCGCACCACCTTCGAACGCCATCAACCACTGATTGCTGCACGCCACCAACAAGGCCTGGTGCGTGAATGCCATGGCGATCTGCATCTGGCGAACATCACTATTTATAACGATCAGGTAACGGTGTTTGACTGTATCGAGTTCAACGAGCCGTTCCGCTGGATTGATGTTATTAACGATCTGGCATTCCTGCTGATGGACCTGGAATCCCGAGGCGAAACCGCCAAAGCCAACTTGGTGTTGAACACCTACCTGGAATATCGCGACGATTTTGAGGCGCTGCCTCTGCTGCCGCTTTACAAGGCTTACCGGGCAATAGTGCGAGCGAAGATTGCGCTGTTCACTATGGGTAATCCGTCCTTGGGCGACAGTGAAAAAGAAGAGCTGATGCAGCGTTATAACGCCTACGCTCAGCTTGCAGAAGATTACAGCAGCATTCCTAACCGCTACTTTATTGCCACCGTCGGCTTATCCGCAAGCGGTAAAACCTGTGTCAGTGCCGCTTTGGCTGGCGAACTGGGTCTTATTCGGCTGCGATCAGACGTTGAACGTAAACGTCTGCATGGGCTGGCACCGCTGGACGGCAGTCAGTCACCTACCGGAGGCAACCTCTACTCCGCCGAAGCCAACACAAAGACTTATGAACGTTTGGCGAAGCTTGCCAGCAGCCTGCTTGCTGCAGGCTTCCCGGTTATAGCCGACACGGCCTGCCTGAAAGAGCAGGAGCGCGCGCTGTTTGCCGCTGTTGCGGAAAGCCAGGGAGTTCCGTTTGCGCTGATTCATTGCGAAGCGCCAGAGGAACTGCGAAAAGAATGGGTACGCAAACGCAAAGGCGACGCCTCGGAAGCCACAGAAGAATTGCTGAATGCCCAGAAAGACTGGTTTGAACCCCTGACCGCTGAAGAAAAAATCTATACCGCCCACCTTCGTACCGATCAGGAACATGTGGCAGAAGCCGTTGCAGACCGAATTCGACAGCATTTTGGCCTTCCACCCAGGTAA
- a CDS encoding pentapeptide repeat-containing protein encodes MPTDTVHHIKDPLYETLRTEDISAFNAKKSARGDLPSFAHGDFRGLDLRGMDAKGLDMSHAYFRGADLRGIDFSHSNLEGASIAGAKISGSFFPDRLQADEILMSLNHGTRMRYSTGT; translated from the coding sequence ATGCCAACAGACACCGTACACCATATTAAAGACCCACTTTACGAAACGCTTCGCACTGAGGATATTAGTGCCTTCAATGCTAAAAAATCAGCTCGCGGCGATCTTCCCAGTTTTGCTCATGGGGATTTCAGAGGGCTGGACTTGCGTGGCATGGATGCCAAAGGGCTCGACATGAGCCACGCCTATTTTCGAGGCGCAGACCTCAGAGGTATAGATTTCAGTCACTCAAACCTGGAAGGAGCCAGTATTGCGGGTGCCAAGATTTCCGGCAGTTTCTTTCCTGACCGGCTTCAAGCCGATGAGATTTTAATGTCTCTGAACCATGGCACGCGTATGCGGTACAGCACAGGCACGTAA
- the mrcB gene encoding penicillin-binding protein 1B, which produces MKNTDKARKPGRKKPASRKQPAAAQSRRKGFWRILLRLALLGLVLLAGWMVYLDAQVTSRFEGRRFEVPSRVYARPLELYSGAPVSAAALEQELALAGFHKGDGSRSGSYQRSGGRFLISSRGFDFPDGKEPRRHLALNIAGDQVQSLKVVKGPDSGIVRLEPAQIGGIYPAHQEDRILVQLDKLPELLPAALMSVEDRSFYDHHGIAPLSIARAILANIRAGGIVQGGSTLTQQLVKNFFLTREQTLLRKGNEALMSILLELHYSKSDILETYLNEVYLGQAGTRSIHGFGLASQFYFAEALEDLLPHQLALLVGMVKGPSYYNPRRHSQRATARRNLVLDQMQQAGLLGESDAQRARSLPLGVSDKASFSQNRYPAYIDLVRRHLARDYKEEDLRSEGLRIFTTLNPAMQMAAEKAVTETLPRLGDEALESALVVTAKDSGEVLALVGGRDPRYAGFNRALDASRQIGSLVKPFVYLAALSQPQRYTLITPLQDTRFTLKFENGTVWQPKNYDGLERGEVPLHQALSKSYNLPVVRVGLDIGLAEVKSTLQVFGTSSAISDYPSMLLGAVAMTPVNVAQIYQGLATSGFNTPLRTIREVTDAGGEPLSRYSLQVNQVADPAAVHLLQYAMQETMQEGTGRSAYNTVPRALALAGKTGTTDDGRDAWFAGFSGDLLAVVWVGRDDNGATRLTGASGALPVWSNFMAQVPQNSFTPVVPDGVQYHWVNVQQQALTDEQCENARLMPFITGSEPKQTITCAGALPQKIRGWFEGLFQ; this is translated from the coding sequence ATGAAAAATACCGACAAGGCCCGCAAGCCCGGCCGCAAAAAACCGGCTTCTCGTAAACAGCCCGCCGCCGCACAGTCCCGCCGCAAGGGTTTCTGGCGTATTTTACTGCGTCTGGCACTGCTTGGCCTGGTATTGCTGGCGGGCTGGATGGTGTATCTGGATGCGCAGGTCACATCGCGCTTTGAGGGTCGCCGCTTCGAGGTGCCATCGCGGGTTTACGCCCGGCCGCTGGAACTTTACAGCGGTGCGCCAGTAAGTGCCGCTGCGCTTGAGCAGGAGCTGGCATTGGCGGGCTTTCACAAAGGTGATGGTTCGCGCTCGGGCAGTTATCAGCGCAGCGGTGGGCGCTTTCTGATCAGCAGTCGCGGCTTTGATTTCCCCGATGGCAAAGAGCCGCGGCGGCACCTGGCGCTGAATATAGCGGGTGACCAGGTGCAGAGTTTGAAGGTTGTTAAAGGCCCTGATAGTGGGATTGTGCGCCTGGAACCGGCGCAGATTGGCGGTATTTATCCGGCGCATCAGGAAGACCGGATTTTAGTACAGTTGGATAAATTGCCAGAGTTGCTGCCGGCCGCGCTGATGTCGGTGGAAGACCGCAGTTTTTACGACCATCACGGTATTGCGCCGCTGTCGATTGCCCGCGCCATACTGGCGAACATTCGCGCTGGTGGCATTGTTCAGGGTGGTAGCACGCTGACCCAGCAGCTGGTGAAAAACTTTTTCCTGACCCGCGAGCAAACTCTGCTGCGCAAGGGTAACGAAGCTTTGATGTCGATTCTGCTGGAGCTGCATTACAGCAAGAGCGACATTCTTGAAACCTATCTTAACGAGGTTTATCTGGGCCAGGCGGGCACACGCAGTATTCACGGTTTTGGCCTGGCCAGCCAGTTCTATTTTGCCGAGGCATTGGAGGATTTGCTGCCCCACCAACTGGCGTTGCTGGTGGGCATGGTCAAGGGGCCGAGTTATTACAACCCCCGCCGCCATTCACAGCGGGCCACCGCAAGGCGCAACCTGGTGCTGGACCAAATGCAGCAAGCAGGCCTTTTGGGTGAATCTGACGCGCAGCGCGCCCGGTCTTTGCCTTTGGGCGTGAGTGACAAGGCTTCTTTTTCGCAGAATCGCTACCCGGCCTATATCGATCTGGTTCGCCGCCACCTGGCACGGGATTACAAAGAGGAAGACCTGCGCAGCGAAGGCCTGCGGATTTTTACCACTCTTAACCCAGCTATGCAGATGGCTGCGGAGAAAGCGGTAACGGAAACGCTGCCGCGGCTGGGCGACGAAGCGCTGGAGTCGGCGTTGGTGGTGACCGCGAAAGACAGCGGCGAAGTGCTAGCCCTGGTCGGCGGGCGCGACCCGCGTTACGCCGGTTTCAACCGGGCACTGGATGCCAGCCGCCAGATTGGTTCATTGGTGAAGCCCTTTGTGTACCTGGCCGCCTTGTCGCAGCCCCAGCGTTACACGCTGATTACTCCGTTGCAGGACACGCGCTTCACCCTGAAATTCGAGAATGGCACGGTGTGGCAGCCAAAAAACTACGACGGTCTGGAACGGGGCGAAGTGCCTTTGCATCAGGCGTTGTCTAAATCCTACAACCTGCCAGTGGTTCGGGTGGGTCTGGACATCGGATTGGCCGAGGTGAAGTCCACGCTGCAGGTGTTTGGTACTAGCTCGGCTATTTCCGACTATCCGTCTATGTTGTTGGGTGCTGTGGCAATGACGCCGGTGAATGTGGCGCAGATATACCAGGGCCTTGCGACCTCAGGGTTTAACACCCCGCTGCGCACCATTCGGGAGGTGACCGACGCGGGCGGCGAACCGCTTAGCCGCTACAGCTTGCAAGTGAACCAGGTGGCCGACCCGGCCGCAGTGCACCTGCTGCAATACGCCATGCAGGAAACCATGCAAGAGGGCACGGGCCGTTCGGCCTATAACACGGTTCCCCGCGCTTTGGCGCTGGCGGGCAAAACAGGCACCACCGATGACGGCCGCGATGCCTGGTTTGCCGGCTTTAGCGGCGACTTGCTGGCGGTCGTCTGGGTAGGGCGGGACGACAACGGCGCTACCCGGTTAACTGGGGCCAGCGGAGCTTTGCCGGTGTGGTCGAATTTTATGGCGCAGGTGCCGCAAAACAGTTTCACGCCGGTGGTACCCGATGGCGTGCAATACCATTGGGTAAATGTACAACAGCAGGCGTTAACCGATGAACAATGCGAGAATGCGCGCCTGATGCCGTTTATCACCGGTAGCGAGCCAAAGCAGACAATCACCTGTGCCGGCGCTCTGCCGCAAAAAATCCGTGGTTGGTTTGAAGGGTTGTTTCAATGA
- the sfsA gene encoding DNA/RNA nuclease SfsA, whose amino-acid sequence MKFEQSLLEGRLIRRYKRFLADVRLADGSEVTAHCPNTGSMLGCQPTDGRVWLSRSDNPARKLLYTWELVETAPGTLACINTTRPNSQAREAIEASRITELTGYSHCRPEVKYGEEKSRIDLLLSGHEAKPDAWVEVKNVTLEDNGQGFFPDAVTTRGQKHLRELMAQVALGDRAVLFFVVNHTAIETVRPADHIDRHYGQLLRQACDAGVEIMAYRANLANDDGTPSGEMTLTEPVPVILEV is encoded by the coding sequence ATGAAGTTTGAACAATCGTTACTGGAGGGGCGGCTTATTCGCCGCTACAAGCGCTTTTTGGCCGATGTGCGACTGGCTGATGGTAGTGAAGTAACCGCCCATTGCCCAAACACCGGCAGCATGCTGGGTTGTCAACCGACGGACGGCAGGGTATGGCTGAGCCGCAGCGATAACCCTGCGCGCAAGCTGTTGTATACCTGGGAGCTTGTTGAAACGGCTCCCGGCACTTTGGCTTGTATAAATACGACAAGACCGAATTCCCAGGCCCGCGAGGCGATTGAAGCGAGCCGTATCACTGAGCTGACTGGGTATAGCCATTGCCGCCCGGAAGTAAAATATGGCGAAGAAAAAAGCCGGATTGATCTGTTACTTTCCGGCCATGAAGCCAAGCCGGATGCCTGGGTAGAAGTGAAAAACGTAACGCTTGAGGACAACGGTCAGGGCTTTTTTCCAGACGCCGTGACAACTCGCGGGCAGAAGCACCTGCGAGAACTTATGGCTCAGGTTGCGTTAGGTGATCGTGCGGTGCTGTTTTTTGTGGTGAATCACACGGCTATCGAAACCGTGCGGCCGGCAGATCATATAGACCGGCATTACGGCCAGCTGTTGCGACAAGCCTGTGACGCAGGCGTAGAGATCATGGCCTACCGGGCAAACCTGGCCAACGATGACGGTACCCCGTCCGGAGAGATGACTCTGACCGAACCGGTGCCGGTTATTCTTGAAGTCTGA